The genomic window CCGCACCCCACACTGCCTCGTCGACGCCCACTACATGCGGCTCATCGCGCCCGGTCACCCCGCCCCCGAGGGCAAGCACCGCGACGGCCTCATCGCGGGCTCCGCGCACCTGATCCAGCGGACCAATATCGGCGGCGGTGTCTCCGCCATCTACGACCGCTACCAGCCGGACCGGGAGCTACGCAGCTTCGTCCTGGAAAACCCGCTCGACTCCTATGTATTCGACGACGAGCGGGTACTGCACTACACGACGACCATCACGGTGACCGACCCCGCCGTGGGCGCCGGGTTACGCGATGTCCTGCTGATCGGATTCAGAGAGCGTGAATAGTTCGACAACGACCTTTGCCGACCAGCTGCACCGCCTGCTCCCCGATGACGAGCTCGTGCAACTGGCCGCCGGGCTCACCGCAGTGCCCTCCTTCACCGGGCAGGAGACGCCGCTGGCCATTCATGTCCGAAATACCCTCGCGCGCAACGATATTCATGCCTACCACCAAGAGGTGCAGCCCGGCCGCTGGCAGACGATCGCCCGCCTCGGCCCGGACCGCGGCACACCCGCACTGTTATTGAACGGGCATCTCGACATGGACCCGCTCGGCCGCGACCATCCCGGCGAGCCGTACACCGCTCGGCGCGAAGGCGACCGGCTCTACGGCGCGGGCCTGCACAACATGAAGAGCGGCCTCACGGCTATTCTCGGCGCGGCGATCATGCTGCGCCGCAGTGGTATCGGACTGCTCCGACCGCTGCTGCTCGAGTTCGTCGTCGGCGAGCTGCAAGGCGGCATCGGCACCCGGCACGCCTTGCGCAGCGGACTGACCGCGGATGCCGCCGTTGTCCCCGAACCATATTCGGTACGCAGGGTGATCACCCGCACCGCGGGCGTCCACAAGTTCGCGATCGTCGTGCGCGGCGTCACCGCGCACACCAGCAGACACCACGAAGGCGTCGACGCCGTCGCCGTACTGCGCCGGGTGCTCGACCTGCTCGACACCGCCGACCTCGACCTGCACAACCGCGAATTCCCGCCGCTGCCAAGGCTTCAGGTGGCCAGCTTGATCGCGGGCCGCGGCGAGGAGCACGACCTGTCGGGGGTGAGCTACTGCTCGGACAAGGCCACCGCACTCATCGATCTGCGCTATCCGCCGCCCTATGAGCCGCACAATGTCAGCAAGGCCATCGACACGGTGCTGAACCAGGCACGGGATGCCTACCCCGAGGCACAGATCACCGTGGAACACCCCGTCGATCCTCGCTACCGGGTCGGCGGCACCGATATGCCGCCGATGGACATGCCCGCCGACTGCGCGGTGGTGCGCGATATCGTCGAATTGCTGCCGCGGGTCTCGGATTTCCGGGTCGAGGAGACCGGATTGGCGCTGCCCTACTCCTATTGCGGTAACGACACCACCCACCTGAGCCGGGCAGGCATCGAATGCTGCCTGTTCGGCCCGCGCGGCAGCACACCCGGCACCGAACACCACGTGCTGATCAGCGAAATGCGCGCCTGCGCAGACACTCTCGCCCTCCTGGCGGCGCGCCGCTGCGGGTGAGGCTTGCTCACCGGCCGCGGGTGCGCAGTTCCGCGCGTACCTGCGCCGCGAGCTGCACCCCGATGCCGTCGTACAGCGCAAGCGCCTGGGTCAGCAACGCCTCGGCCTCGCCGACCGCTCCCGCTGCCGACGCGACGCCCGCGAGGCTGCGCAGTGCGTCGGCCTGCCCCAGCGGATCGCAGATGCGGTGCGCGACGTCCATCGACTCGGTGTAGTACCGGCGCGCGGCATCGAACCGGCCGAAGTGCCGATCGATATGACCGAGCCCGCGCAGCGCGTCCACCTGCCCGAGCGGATCATTGATCTCGACCGCGATCCGGTACGCCCGCTGGAACATGCCCAGCGCCTCGTCGTAATCGCCTGCCTTGCGCGCGAGATTGCCGAGCCCCCACAGTGTCCAGCCTTCGCCGTAGCGGTCCCGGATGCGGCGGGCGATCTCGAGCGCCTCGTCGAAGTTGCGCCGTGCCGTGTCGTGATCGCCGATCAGCCGTTCGATGTGGCCGAGCCCGCGCAGCGCATCACCCTCCAGCTTCTGATGATTCAGGCTCCTGGCGATGTCCAGCGCTTCGGCGTAGCGGCGTTCCGCGCCCTCCGGATCGCCGAGCCGCCTGATCACCTCGGCGAACCCCCACTGCGCGGTGGCGACCCGCACCGGATCGCTGATGTCCTCCGCGATGGCCAGTGCCTGCGCCGAACAATTCCAGGCAGCGCGATATTCGGACGAGGCGCGTTCGACGTGCGCCAGCCCGTCCAGCGCATCGCATTCGGTCGGCCGATCGTCGATATCGCGCGCGATGGCCAGGGCGTCGCTGAAATAGCGCCGGGCCGCTCGGTGGTCCCCGGTGACCCGCGCGGTCTGGCCGAGCTCACACAGCACGGCGGCGTGGCACTGCCGATCGGTCAGGTCGACGGCGATCCGGCGGGCCAGCCGGAAGCCGGTGCACGCCTGCTCATGCTGACCGATCAACCGATCGACCCGGCCCTTGCCCACCAGCGCCCAGGCCTGGCCGCGCCGGTCGCCGATCTTGGTGGCGATATCCATTGCCCGCGCGTAGAG from Nocardia iowensis includes these protein-coding regions:
- a CDS encoding M20 family metallopeptidase — encoded protein: MNSSTTTFADQLHRLLPDDELVQLAAGLTAVPSFTGQETPLAIHVRNTLARNDIHAYHQEVQPGRWQTIARLGPDRGTPALLLNGHLDMDPLGRDHPGEPYTARREGDRLYGAGLHNMKSGLTAILGAAIMLRRSGIGLLRPLLLEFVVGELQGGIGTRHALRSGLTADAAVVPEPYSVRRVITRTAGVHKFAIVVRGVTAHTSRHHEGVDAVAVLRRVLDLLDTADLDLHNREFPPLPRLQVASLIAGRGEEHDLSGVSYCSDKATALIDLRYPPPYEPHNVSKAIDTVLNQARDAYPEAQITVEHPVDPRYRVGGTDMPPMDMPADCAVVRDIVELLPRVSDFRVEETGLALPYSYCGNDTTHLSRAGIECCLFGPRGSTPGTEHHVLISEMRACADTLALLAARRCG